In Candidatus Eremiobacterota bacterium, the genomic stretch TGGAGGAGCTTGGAAAGCTGCGGTGAGGGGCTGCGGCGGGGGAGGCCGGAAAATTTTGTCACTGAAAGAGTGCTTGCAATCAATGAGTGGGAATATGTCACCCTTTTTCCGGGTGAGGTTTAGAAGAAATATTCGGTTGGAATCGATGGTTCTGTGATGAAAAGTGCCAAGGGGACATGGGAAAGGTCAAATGACGACTACCGCGTGAGGATCACTCACCAGAGCGTGACAGACAGCTTCATGGTGAGGTTCAGTCCTGATGGGAGGAGTTTCACCGCTTATAAAGGAGGCCAGATATACAGAAAAGGCAGCCGTGTCAAATGAGACCGGGTTCTCTAAGTGGAGAGAAAATTTTCAGTAGCATAGGACAATGGGGAAATTGCCATGAAAAACGAGAAGAAGAACAAGCCGGATTGCATTCGGTGGAGTACGACTTTTCTTGCGCTCACATGATCTTCCTTATTTCGCTTTCTCAGTAATCAAGTGGGGGAAGCAACGGGAAAAAATATTCTGACATCTTCAAAGCAGTGGGGTAGTTGATAGGAAGCTTGATTTCGGTGCCCCCCGTCCTCCGAAGAGAGTATACAAGAAATTTCGGGAAAAGTCTAGAAATTTTCCGGCGAAGGGTGACGAAAAGGGGGCAAAGAGAGAAGAATTCCGGGAAGCGGTGTGTCGATGCGAGGAAAAAGGCGGGATATCAGGCTGAAAGCCCTGATTCTGTAAGCGCCGAACCAGAGCCCTTACTGCCCCTTATATCTTCAGTTGCACCCGAGAACCACTCGATGAAATAGTAATCGGCATAGGGGTATTTGGTGCGCATATGTAATGGGGTGGGGCGGCCTCGATACGGAGGAGAAGCACCTGAAGGCCCAGTCGCTGAGAGCGCTCCTGCAGGAGGTGGGCACGCACCCCGCGATGCTGATGGGCGGGCTTGCGGGCCTCGAGGATCGCCTTTCGTCCTTCAGTTGGGTGCAGATGAAGGACGAGGAGAAGAAGGCCCTCATTGAGAAAGCGGAGGAGCTCCGGGCGCTTTCGGCAGAGATGGGCAGGCTTCCGGAGGTGAGAGAGGCTGCCAGGGGAGAGCTTGAGAGGCGCTCCGAGAAGGGCGGGGGATAGGCTTCTGTGTATGAAGCAGCGGTCTGAATCGTATGTTCATAGAATGCTACCGCGGGGTGTGGAGGTTTTGTCTACAGAATATCGTTTTGAATCGATGTGTGCTTCATGGTAGTCATTTCGGTTTTAAGCTAGCGGTAAAAAGCATCTATTGGGAGGCCCGAATTGCTCCAGAGTGCTTTGGCTGACAATTCATTTTATGATTGGAAAGTATCGCACTCAACGGGGCGTTGTCTTTGGTGCAGGGCTTTTTTGAAAGCACAAGTTTGCTTACCAATTCTGTTTTGGGGATTTTCATTTTATCTTTTCTCTCCGTGGTTATTCCAGTGATACTTTCGACAACTGATTGAGCGAGATTTTCAGCGATTTTGCGGGATTTGGAAAGCTGGGATTGAAGGGTGTCGCAGAGAACCAGAAGGGATTTGGTTTTGGTAACGATACGGTGTGGTTCGGGAAGAGGAGGATACTTGATAACCTGGAGAAGCTTGCGGGAAGAAGGGATGTATCCCTCATGGTCCGCCTTCCCCTCATACCGGGAATCGATGACAGCGACGGCAACATAAAGGCAACCGCGCAGTTCTGCAGAAAAACCGGTATCAAGGAGATTCACGTGCTTTCCTATCACCCTCTCGGCATCCCGAAGTATCAGCAGCTCGGCAGGGAATATACGCTTCACGGAACGCCGGGCCCCTCTCAGACAAGCCTCCAGGAGCTCAAGGAGATAATTGAAGCAGAGGGCATGGAAGGTATCATCGAGTGACGGGGTGAATTTTTTCCTGGGAAAAGGTTCTTATTCATCCGTTGCACCTGGGAGGGCCTGCTCCCCCTTCAGGTATCTCTGGAAATATAAGGGTAAACCGGCGTCCTGCTGTTGCCCGGAGAGGAGATTATTCAAGTATGGCAGCGTTACCTTTCAAATCTGTCATTGCAGTCATTGTCATCTTTGCATGTATATCCTGCGGCTGTTCAACAAACAGCGAGTCCGCCAGGTTAAAAAGTGACCAGGAGCGACTCCGGAGGGAAAACGGGGAATTGCGAAAGAAGGCGCTTCTGGTCGAAAGCGAGAACAGGAGACTCTCCTCTGAAATCAAAGATAATGAGCTGAGACTTGAAGCGCTTAAGAGAAGGATCAATACTACTGACATTCCGATGGAAATCTCCAATAGAAATCTAGAGGAGTGTAAAAGCAACCTCATGGAAATATCTGTTGCCATCAAGGAATATGCAAATACTCACAAGGGAATACTGCCGAAGAAACTTGACATGCTCCTGGAAGGAAACAAGTATCTGATATCAAGACCAGTCTGTCCTTCCGCAGGTAAAGACACCTATTCAGCAGGCTATTCAATGTCGAAAGATGGAAAATCGTTTATCGTCCGCTGCGCGGGACATAACCATAAGGATAAGGGTATCGCTCAAAATCTGCCGCAGTACAGCTCAAAATCCGGAATGGCTGATTCTGTAAAACAGCTGGCGCTCACCAGCCCGAAGCCCGCCATAGAGATAAAGGATCATATTACCGATAAATGGTATAAAGTGGTGATAAGAATTGGCAAAGTCGATAAGGATATGATGCCTCTGAGGGGAGATATCGAGGGGGCCATAAAAAAGAATGATGCCGTGAATTTTCTCTTCTACAGCGATAATTACAGAAGCGGGCTCGATGAAGAAAAAGCCGAGCGCAGGCTCTATGAAAAGCTTAAAAAGCTGCTTGCCGATGATGGCCGGCTTAAAGCGGGAGAATGTGAAGTTGAGCTGGAGCTGAAGCTGCGTTTTATCCCTGACGGAACAAGAAAATATCATAAGGTGAGCGGAGGTTATGTCGATTACTGGCATGTTGCCAAGGAATTGCCTGCGTGGAGGGTAATTATCAAAGATATTACGAAATATAAAAAAAGATCGGGAAATATCATTGATGTCTGAAATTGACGGGCTGATCCTCACATGGCATTCTCGTCACTCAATGCCCGCCTCTTTTCTTATTCGATAATGACCGGTGTGGGTGTGAGCTCAATGATGAGCTCCTTCCCGCCTCCCTCAAGTTTTGCCGGGGAGGCCTCCTGCGATGTCGTGGGGATTTCCCAGAGCTCCCGCGCGTTTCTTACCCCCTTGAGGAGCACTTTTTTTGCAGGAAGGGGGTCCGAGAGCGGGCGGACTTTTTCTTCCCGAAGCCAGGCCGCGTACACAACCCTGGAAGAGCCCGGGAAGGTGAACCGGTAAAGGTCGGCACCGCCTTCTCCGGGCAGTTTTTCCGCGGTCTTGAAGCCGTCCAGCTTTTCCGCAAGCAGTTTCAATGCGTAAAAGGCTGCCCAGGGCTTCCCCTCCCTGTCCATAAGGCCCATGTAAGGGTTGCGCACAGTGAGGGCCGCCGGTGTGCCGTCCCAGTCATGGGGCATGCCCATGAAGACCTTCTCAAAGCCCGCCGCGAACCTCGTGACGAAGACCCGGGCGAGAAGGCGCGCCTGTTCAGCCCTGTACCACTCCTGCGCTTTTGCGTGGCCGGGATTATTCTTCTTCTTGACGGCCTCCAGGATCTCTTTCCCTCCCGGCACAGAAAGAGAGGGGTGAAAAACCCCGCTCTCTATGGGCGCGATCTGCGGCTCGCACCGCGCCTCCATATCCCATATGGCCCTCTTCAGCCCGGTCTTCGCCATCTCTTTCCTTACCCAGCTCATATAGCCCGCCGAGGCCGAGGGGTGAGGGCCGTTCCCCCCGGCGTCCAGGATATCATAGAAGGGGGCAAGGGCGATTGTCTTCTCGGTGAAAGCCCGCGCCCGTTTCCAGATGGCTGCCGTCCTGGCATTTGACGGCTTTTCCAGGAAGGCGGCAAAGCGCTTCTCAAAGAGAAGACCTTCCGGATCCTCATGGAAAAGGTCATTCCACCTGATGCCGTTTGAGATTATCTTCACCTCGGGGCAGGCCTTTTTTGCCGACTGCCAGGTTTCCCTGAGAAGGGTCTCATAGTCCTCCACGGTGCCGGTCCAGAACATGGGGTTGGCATACTCGTTCCCCACCTGGTAGTGGAGGATGGGGAATCTGAGGCCTGGCATGTCGTCTCTGCCGTCGCCGTCGTAACGCTCCACCATGGCCTCCACCCAGGCGCGGTAAGCGGGCATCGCCGAGGGCTCGGGGAGCCTGTCGGTGCTCTTCCAGAGGATCTCCGGCAATGTGAAGCCCATATCGGGGCGGTACTTTATGGGACCGGCAAACCATCCACTCATGGTTCTCAAGGTGAAAGAGATGCTCCATCCATGCTTCTGCCACTGCGCCACGGCCCTGTCAACCGCTGCCCACTGGTACCTGTGGACAACCCCCCTGGGCTTCTGCGGCTCAATGGATGCCCATGACACGGGGGCAAAGTTCACCCAGCGGGCCCCGGTCCCGCTGAACTTCCGGGGCCACTCCTCTCTCTGGTAGAAGGGCTCGCTGTAGAAGACATAATCTATCCCGAACCTGGAATCACGCCTTTCCTCCCCGCTGCGCGGCGGCGCACCGGCCTTGCTGCTCGCGGGGCTTTTCCCGCAGGCAGTGAGAAACAGTATCCCCAGAAGCGCAAGAATTCTGAAAGCGATGGTTTTCATGGCCCGGTGCTCCTTCTCCTGAAAATGAACTCCCCCTGTGTTCCCGGATTCAGGGGGTGTCGCCCTCTCTCCTGTGTATTCCTGCCCCGGAGGGATGAACCCTGCCGCCATAATGAGCGTGAGTATAGAGTGGGGGGATGCGGAGTTTCATGACTTTTCCCGGATAAAATCGCTTTGCATCATGGCTTTGGATGCGCAAGGCTTGATGTTTTCCCCAGAGAGAAATAGCGCAGTAAGATTCCTGGGCCATAAGAAAAATTGAAGAGGGCAGGGTAGATTTGCATGTAACAGGCGAGCGTGGGAGCACTCCACTATTCATGCAACGGCGGGCAAGGCCCCTCAAGAGGCTTAAGAACACGTGAAAATATGCCTTTCCTGCACATCTGCATCTTTTTACATGAGAAGGCCAGATCTGTCAAGACCAACGTGGTGGTCGTTACTATGGCACTGCTCCTCTCCCTGCTGAAGACCTGCCATCATCATTAAGCCCGGCAATAGACTTAAGACTATTGAGGTTGAATTCTTTTTTCTTCGTTGTTTTTTATATAAAACAACTTCTTTTTCTCTTCCCCCTGGGAAGAATGGACTCACTCCATACCTGCCTCCTCTTGCCAGGCTCTCAAAATCCACTTGCCACGTTTACATCCGCACTCTTTGAGGATCTATTCTTTGAGATCCGGTGCATGGTAGGGTCCGTCAAGCACAGGTGCTGCAATTTTGGGACCGCCATCATTTGTGGCGACAGATGCACCGCAGTCACCTGGACTGAGCAAATGGATTCTTGCCTGGTAATCCCGTTATGCGATCATATTTTCAATGCTGTTCTTGCTATTCTCCCTTCCCTTGTGCCTTTTGTCTGAAAGGCTCATAGACCTCCCCTGTCACCCACAGGCGGTGCAGGAGCACCGAGAGCTTACGTGCCACCGCTATGATCGCCCGTTTTTTCGCTGCCTTTCCTCCACGCTGGACCATGTGTAATCCCCAGCGCCTCAGATCGCAATCTTTTCCAAAAGGGCCAAGGATGTAATTCGCGCTGCTTACCAGCAAGCGTCTCATATAGCTGTTCCCTGCCTTGGCGATGCGCATCTGAGTTTTTCTCTCTCCTGAATCATCACGCCTGGGACGCAGATCGAAGTATGATCCAAGAATTCTGCTTTTCTTGAAACGATATGGATCACCTATGGTAAGGACATAGGCCAGGCCAGTCAGCGCTCCTACACCATTCACCTGGCAGAGCAGCCCGGTAACGGGATAGGTATCTTTTGCCAAAATCTCAATCTGCTTTTCATAGTCTCTGATCTTTGCGGTCATGATGCCTATCATGTCAAGCAATGGCGATAGGCTTGGCAGCTCCTCTTACGTGGTTTATCAGTGCAGTTCGGGTGCTGACCAGCGTATCACGGGTTTTTTTGATCTCCAGACACACACCTAGCGGTATTTGTCACCTACCTCCACTCCCATTGTCAACCTCGAAATTATTAGACTTTTTCTTATAGAAAGCGAGCCATTGATCTTGTAATATATTAAAGGTATAGAGATAAGGCAGGTTGAGGGCGGGAAAATGGCGGACCAGGAATCAGTAAATGGAGAAATGATGCTTGTCACAAGAGAGCAAGACAGGGTAATCATACTGGAAATCCGGGGTGATGTGGATATACATCATGTAAAATCTCTGGGCAGGGAGCTTGAAAAAATATTATGCGCGGGAAAACATATTCTCTTTAATTTATCCAGGACTTATTATTTGGATAGTATAGGTCTTTCTCTGCTTATTGCTTTTCAGAAAAAGCTGAGGAAAGCAGGTAAATTCTTTGACTATGCTCTCCTCGAAGCCATATGAAAAGAATTCTTCACCTTGTGAAGCTCTATGGGTTCTTTACAATTTTCGAGAATGAAGCTGATGCGATTGGGGCATTCTGGAAAAGCCCTGAATCTGTTACCATTTAAAAGTTTTTGAGTGATGAATATACAACCATGCTGCCAATTAATTTCTGTAACGGTGATAATAGAAAGTAATATGGGGCAAAGGTTTTATAATTATGGCATTAGTATTTAATACCGACAGTGAGGGTGATATCATGGCGACTGATGATACTCTTGTTACCCTTGCACAGAAAATGGAGGGACAAGCATTCTACGAGCTGGTGAAGCGTTACCAGAAAAAGATATATCATATTGCAATGGGCATTACCAGAAATCACCACAATGCAGAGGAGGTCTCCCAGGAAACCTTTTTAAGTGTATATAGAAAGATAGGCGGGCTAAAGAATGTATCCAGCTTCAATACCTGGATACACAGGATTACCACGAATTTTGGCCTGATGAATTTAAGAAATATAGACAACTCGGCAAAGATATCCTTTGATGAGCCATTACAGCTTAACAATGAGCAGGTGAAAAGAGAAGTTGTTGATTGGAGAATGAATCCGGCGCTATTATACGAAAAAAAGGAATTCTGGAGATTAGTTGGCAGGTTAATAGAATTACTGCCCGCAATTTATAAGACTGCGTTTATCATTAGAGTTATTAACGGCTTTTCCAATCAACAGGCGGCAGATGCCCTGGGAATTTCCCTTCCGGCAGTAAAGTCCAGGACTCTAAGAGCAAGATCTTTACTTCGTAAAGGTTTAAATTTACAATGGAAGTTCCAGCCTGATAATTGCCAGAATCACGTTAATAGCCACAATTAGAATTGACGCACACAGCACTCAATTCCCGGGCAAATTGTCTGGAGAAGAAGGGAGATTAGATATGCAAAAATATGTATGCGATGTATGCGGCTATATTTATGATCCTGCCGCTGGTGATCCCGATGCGGGTATTCCCCCCGGCACCCCTTTTGAGAAACTGCCTGATGAGTGGGTATGTCCCGTATGCGGCGTTGGCAAGTCGGAATTCTCTCCAACGGAGTGAACAATTTTTTTTGAAAATTTTCAGCAATGTGCTTAAAAGAAAGGAGTTATGAAATGACACCGCAACAAATTGCTCAAAAAGCAATCAGTATTATGAATAAACGAATTACCAATGAGATTTTTTTAATTATTCAAAACAATCAAAATCTTATGTACGAATACTTGAAAGCTGTAGAAGATAAGGGGATTGACAATATTAACCAAAGCATTGGAAAAGAAGTGAAGTCGGCCTATTACCTGAAAAACATAAATGATAGAGAAGAAAACCCCTCTTGCACATTGATACAGAGCCATCAAAAATTCGAATAGCTTTTTTTGTAGCGTTTTAGCCACATGAAGATACCCTCCTGTAGAATCTGGAGCATCCTGCGGAGGATCCACAGGAGGGTATCATCTCATATTATTCATGCCACTAAATACTTACTGTATTTTTATTACACTGAGAAAATTCTGGAGAAGATGACCTACATGCCACAGGAGGGGAAGGTACTGTACGGCGACGCACGTGATATGAAGGTCTATGATGCGCTTGATTTTCCTGCGCTGCTTTCCTGCCACATCACCGGCAGGTGGGAACGCAGAGTTGTTGCATATGGCTATTGCCTGCCCCCGATCTTCCAGGGGAGCCTGCTCCCCCCAGGGGGGTCAAACAAATCCAGGGGGATGAGGAAGAAGCAGGAGATTGCCGGAGAGCCGCAGGTGATAGAGCCGGTGCTTTACCCAAAGGGCATCACTAATGCACAAATCATAGATTTGGCATTAGTACATCCTCAAAGGCTTACAGGAAAAGATGGGCGCAATGGATTCAGAAAATCTGGGGTACGGATCCGCTTTTGTGTCCAAAGTGCGGAGAAAAAATGGGGCACAAAATTTTTGCCAGGAGAGTTCTTTTCTGGTAAAATTAGTGAGTGACGGAAATCGAAAATCCTATCCTTTATCCTTCACAGAAGGAGGAAAAAATGATGTTTCCAGTGAGAAGGACAATCTTTCTCGCAGCGCTTGTGCTTCTGCTTGCGGCATCTTCGCTGAATGCATCCGCCGTTGAGAAGATCCGTCCCGATCAGAGGGCCGTTGAGCTTATCGACAGGCTTCTTGCGGCATTATCAATTCAGGATCCCGATGAGCGCCTCAGGGCAGTGATACCTCTTGTTCACAGGAGCATGCTGACAGAAGACGGCAAGGACCTTGACAGGGACACCAAAGACTTCTCATATAAGAAAGCCTGTCAAAATGTCGGATTTTACCGATACCCCGCCGATATCAAAGAGGTCCACAAGGGAAATGTATATACCATCGGCTGGAAGGAGACCGCTGAAAAGGGAAGGACAGACAGATATTTCATCAGGAAAAAGCCGGGAGCGAGCGGCGTCCCCGCCCCTCTTTCAGTATTTCTCCCTGAAAACGGCGGTCCTCCAAAGATAGTTGATATGGGAAGCCTTTAGATCGCGCCTGGTTTCTTTCCTTCTGCCATATTCTGGAGCATCAATAAGCGGTCACGCGGAAAACAGGTACGCGGCATGAAAAGGTGAAAGGAGTATTTCGGCATGAGCAAGCGGACAGGCCTGTCTCTCTCAGTAGTTTTTGTGTGTATCCTCATTGGTTTCAGTCCGGTCAGGGGAGCTGAAATCATTGGCAGGGGAACACAGATCCGGGGCAGCGCGGGCAGCAATGCCCGTCTTGAAGGTAAAAGCTTTACCCTTCCCATGCAGTTGAGCATATTTTCTGCATCCTCCAGCGGGAAAGGTTTCTGGATAAGGGACGCTTCCAGCGGGTCGGTGGTGAAGAGCTTCTGGAGGGCGGAAGACGCAAAGGGAGTAATCATACCCGCGGGAACCTATCAAGTGTTTCCGAATCTGCAGGAGGGGCAGTTAAGAGCCGAAGTCACCGTGGTCTTCAGGTACGGCGGCCCATCTCCCGCACCATCTCCCTCAGCCGGGCCCGGCAAAGCCCCCTATTCGGTAACTTTCAGGAAGAATCAGAAGGTTCCCCCGGGCATTCAGCAGCTCTTTGAGCAGTACGGCAAAGCCTATGTGACCGGCGATGCAGGTATTGTCAGGGAGATTTTTTCTCCCGATGCGGCAGTAGAGATTATTGATACAAAAAACAAGGTGACCAGAAAAAATTATCTGCAGTATATGAACAGCTTTGACTATGCTTTCAGAACCTATGTCTATACCTCTGCCGAGTTTTATGACATGGAGGTGGCCCCTGGAGGTACTGCGGCCCGTATCGAAACGATGATGAGGCAGATATTCTCCACGGGCCGGGTTTATAACAGCCAATGCAGTTTTCTGCTGAAAAACGAGGGAGGAACATGGAAAATTTCCGAGGCCCGCTTTAAGGTGCTCCCGGAGGGAAGGTAGGCCGGGCTCAGCAGGGCGCGCTCCGGAAAAGAGGCGGCGGTCCCGTGGTGAATTCTCCTTTTGACAGGGTTAAAATAATAGTCTATAATATAGGAACTTTCATCAGACGGGCTTTTTTCTCAACAGTCCCGTCAAAATTCCAGCATTCCACCGGCTCTGGCGGATTGCCGGCCTTTCAATGAGCCTCAGAAACATGCGAAGATCGCTGATAAGGACCAAAGAATCCGGGAAGAGGGGGCTGGAAAAGGGCGAAATAATATGAAAGGACCTTCCTCAAGGTGAGAAAATTCTTTGCACGGTTTTCACAGGCATGCTTTTATCTCTGTGCGCTGCTCTTGAGCGGCACCATGCCCCTGCAGGCTCAGGGGTATCATCCTCCCTGGACTGCGGTGCTCAACCCCGCAGACGGCAGAGCCGTAGAAAGCTTCCGATTCGAGGAGCCCGGCGAAAAAAGCTCCCCTCTGGATCTGCCCTATGCTGATTGCACAAAATGGGAGATCCTGCCGGAGGAGAGAAGGCCTGATTCAAAGGCCATGAAGCTTCCTGCTGTGTACAAAGGAAAAAGCATCCATGCGGAACCCTGGCACATCGCTTCTGAGAACCGGGTCCTGGTGTTCCTCAGTGAAAAGCCCTTTTACGTGGAGTCGGTCCCTGGAAA encodes the following:
- a CDS encoding transposase, which produces MTAKIRDYEKQIEILAKDTYPVTGLLCQVNGVGALTGLAYVLTIGDPYRFKKSRILGSYFDLRPRRDDSGERKTQMRIAKAGNSYMRRLLVSSANYILGPFGKDCDLRRWGLHMVQRGGKAAKKRAIIAVARKLSVLLHRLWVTGEVYEPFRQKAQGKGE
- a CDS encoding STAS domain-containing protein produces the protein MADQESVNGEMMLVTREQDRVIILEIRGDVDIHHVKSLGRELEKILCAGKHILFNLSRTYYLDSIGLSLLIAFQKKLRKAGKFFDYALLEAI
- a CDS encoding sigma-70 family RNA polymerase sigma factor, whose translation is MALVFNTDSEGDIMATDDTLVTLAQKMEGQAFYELVKRYQKKIYHIAMGITRNHHNAEEVSQETFLSVYRKIGGLKNVSSFNTWIHRITTNFGLMNLRNIDNSAKISFDEPLQLNNEQVKREVVDWRMNPALLYEKKEFWRLVGRLIELLPAIYKTAFIIRVINGFSNQQAADALGISLPAVKSRTLRARSLLRKGLNLQWKFQPDNCQNHVNSHN
- a CDS encoding rubredoxin, encoding MQKYVCDVCGYIYDPAAGDPDAGIPPGTPFEKLPDEWVCPVCGVGKSEFSPTE
- a CDS encoding nuclear transport factor 2 family protein, with amino-acid sequence MSKRTGLSLSVVFVCILIGFSPVRGAEIIGRGTQIRGSAGSNARLEGKSFTLPMQLSIFSASSSGKGFWIRDASSGSVVKSFWRAEDAKGVIIPAGTYQVFPNLQEGQLRAEVTVVFRYGGPSPAPSPSAGPGKAPYSVTFRKNQKVPPGIQQLFEQYGKAYVTGDAGIVREIFSPDAAVEIIDTKNKVTRKNYLQYMNSFDYAFRTYVYTSAEFYDMEVAPGGTAARIETMMRQIFSTGRVYNSQCSFLLKNEGGTWKISEARFKVLPEGR